One window from the genome of Sulfodiicoccus acidiphilus encodes:
- a CDS encoding MarR family winged helix-turn-helix transcriptional regulator yields MEGLDALKIWDDLFRSFKRVLREAEKKISAVGLTWTEFRILSLICGEPKSMATLANETMLSPAAITSLIDKLESQGYAKRIRCATDRRLVKVELTEEGLALLSKAREIQRAYIESILPSLAQELQDVLMEINEWERKRPAQQLQEKGLKLSE; encoded by the coding sequence ATGGAAGGACTTGACGCGTTAAAGATATGGGACGATCTTTTCAGATCCTTCAAGAGGGTCTTGAGAGAGGCCGAGAAGAAAATATCTGCAGTAGGCCTAACGTGGACAGAATTCAGGATTCTATCACTCATCTGTGGCGAACCTAAGTCAATGGCTACCTTGGCCAACGAAACTATGCTGAGCCCAGCCGCTATCACCAGTCTGATCGATAAACTGGAATCCCAAGGTTACGCTAAGAGGATTAGGTGTGCTACAGACAGGCGATTAGTGAAGGTGGAGTTAACGGAAGAGGGTTTGGCACTCCTGTCCAAGGCGAGGGAAATTCAAAGGGCATACATCGAGTCAATCTTACCCTCGCTCGCTCAAGAACTACAGGACGTACTTATGGAAATAAACGAGTGGGAGAGAAAGCGGCCCGCTCAACAATTACAAGAAAAAGGATTAAAGCTATCTGAGTGA
- a CDS encoding MFS transporter: protein MVEYKWIALSNTTIGVLMASINGTIILISLPAIFRGIAINPLTSFQYLLWLLFGYNIVTATLLVTFGRLSDMYGRVRLYNLGFAIFTAGSILLFLTPNSGDTGALELIIFRIVQGIGGAFLFANSAAIITDAFPYNQRGTALGINQIAALAGSLVGLILGGILATIYWRYVFLVSVPVGILGTVWSYLKLKETSTRVKQKLDVWGNVTFAAGLTFLLLGVTYGLLPYGSSIMGWGDPWVIASMVAGVGLLVAFPFVESHVEQPMFRLELFKIRMFAAGNIAGFLRSVAYGGVMIMLIILLQGIWLPLHGYSYQSTPFWAGVYTIPLLVGFVVMGPISGRLSDKYGARGFATAGMFIVMVSLLALSTLPYDFNYLEFATILFVMGLGNGLFSSPNTASIMNAVPRQHRGAASGMRATLQNSGQTVSLAIFFTIIITSLAGSLPSALAAAVSSYHLPALTYAMEHISPTGALFAAFLGYNPVGAILQSLPSSTVSTLSTNTIAYLTSNTFFPTAIAPSFMNALRLSFYIASAMAVVAAVASLLRGKRFVYEESQMEGAARTEGRTGERNGRT, encoded by the coding sequence TTGGTCGAGTATAAGTGGATTGCACTCTCCAACACCACGATTGGGGTGCTGATGGCCAGTATAAACGGGACGATAATCTTGATCTCCCTACCCGCGATCTTCAGGGGCATAGCAATAAATCCGCTTACGTCGTTTCAATATCTCCTCTGGCTTCTGTTCGGATATAACATAGTTACTGCAACACTCTTGGTCACCTTTGGCAGGCTGTCCGACATGTATGGCAGAGTGAGACTCTATAACCTAGGCTTTGCGATATTCACTGCGGGCTCGATCCTCCTATTTCTCACTCCTAACAGTGGCGATACTGGGGCCCTCGAACTGATAATCTTCAGAATAGTCCAGGGAATAGGCGGGGCCTTCCTTTTCGCTAACAGTGCGGCCATAATTACCGACGCTTTCCCATACAACCAGAGGGGGACCGCCCTAGGAATAAACCAAATAGCAGCCTTGGCAGGTTCTTTAGTCGGCCTGATCCTCGGGGGTATCTTAGCCACCATATACTGGAGGTATGTGTTCCTCGTAAGTGTCCCAGTTGGGATACTTGGAACTGTGTGGTCTTACCTAAAGCTAAAGGAGACCTCAACTAGAGTGAAGCAGAAGTTGGACGTCTGGGGAAACGTGACCTTCGCGGCTGGACTAACCTTCCTCCTCCTTGGAGTAACCTACGGACTCCTACCCTATGGGTCATCCATCATGGGCTGGGGAGATCCTTGGGTAATTGCATCCATGGTGGCCGGTGTGGGACTCCTAGTGGCTTTCCCCTTCGTGGAGTCACACGTGGAGCAACCCATGTTCAGGCTGGAGCTGTTCAAAATAAGGATGTTCGCCGCGGGAAACATAGCGGGTTTCCTTAGGTCCGTAGCTTACGGAGGAGTGATGATAATGTTGATCATTCTTTTGCAGGGAATATGGTTGCCGCTCCACGGTTACAGTTATCAATCCACTCCCTTCTGGGCCGGAGTCTATACTATACCACTCCTCGTCGGATTCGTAGTGATGGGCCCTATAAGTGGTAGACTGTCGGACAAGTACGGGGCGAGGGGTTTCGCCACCGCTGGGATGTTCATAGTGATGGTCTCGCTGCTGGCGCTCTCCACTCTCCCCTACGACTTTAACTATTTAGAGTTCGCAACCATACTATTCGTAATGGGATTGGGCAATGGGTTGTTTTCGTCTCCAAACACCGCGTCCATAATGAATGCTGTCCCCCGGCAGCACAGGGGGGCTGCCTCCGGAATGAGGGCAACCCTCCAAAACTCAGGGCAAACGGTCAGTTTAGCCATTTTCTTTACGATCATAATAACTTCACTGGCAGGCTCGCTACCGTCGGCTTTAGCTGCCGCTGTCAGTTCCTACCATCTTCCAGCATTGACATATGCGATGGAGCACATCTCTCCGACTGGAGCTCTCTTCGCGGCCTTCCTAGGTTACAACCCAGTTGGTGCTATCCTCCAGTCCCTCCCATCATCTACGGTCTCCACCCTTTCTACCAACACGATCGCATACCTGACAAGCAACACCTTCTTTCCTACAGCAATAGCACCGAGTTTCATGAACGCTCTGAGACTATCGTTCTACATCGCGTCGGCCATGGCAGTAGTGGCGGCCGTAGCTTCTCTACTCAGAGGGAAGAGGTTCGTTTACGAGGAAAGCCAGATGGAGGGAGCAGCGAGGACTGAAGGGAGAACGGGTGAAAGGAATGGAAGGACTTGA